A genomic region of Papaver somniferum cultivar HN1 chromosome 7, ASM357369v1, whole genome shotgun sequence contains the following coding sequences:
- the LOC113293927 gene encoding putative protein NRT1/ PTR FAMILY 2.2: MAKVTDGEPGEVILEEEESTPPLIHVGRKRGGWVTFPFVTVAILGLTVGSAGWQANIIVFLITKFNFMSIDAAQVSNIVNGSSNFIPIFAAIMADSSFGNFSVIIVSSIISSMGLILFMLTVTVPSLRPLECALNVTGSSSATCEAASALQLAVLYLSITLDNFGWDWGVGICLVANLVALVVLLVGKRYYRRVELERSPYKSLARVVVATFQKRKVSTSPENRTFYHWSSDAVSVQPSSSLRVIGIGSVRIKMHDCMVRELKEVRFVPSIKKNLISLGTLEVKGYKIVVENGVLKVISGSMVEDRSTSTSEPLQQVEIDATPPIPVKSVYVQNTSEDIGSAREVTTEVPNDSDTVEEEE, encoded by the exons ATGGCAAAAGTTACTGATGGTGAACCTGGTGAAGTTatcctagaagaagaagaaagcaccCCACCGTTGATACATGTTGGTCGTAAACGAGGAGGTTGGGTCACCTTTCCCTTTGTAACAG TGGCTATATTAGGCTTAACAGTTGGTTCTGCTGGCTGGCAAGCGAATATAATCgtatttttaatcacaaagttcAACTTCATGAGCATAGATGCTGCTCAAGTCTCGAACATAGTCAATGGTTCTAGTAATTTCATTCCTATATTTGCTGCTATCATGGCTGACTCCTCCTTTGGGAATTTCTCCGTTATCATTGTTTCGTCAATAATCTCCTCGATG GGATTAATATTATTCATGTTAACGGTGACAGTCCCTTCCTTACGGCCTCTAGAGTGCGCACTGAATGTCACAGGCTCGTCATCAGCGACATGCGAAGCAGCATCAGCTCTACAACTTGCAGTTTTATACTTGTCCATAACACTAG ACAACTTTGGTTGGGATTGGGGAGTTGGAATATGCCTCGTTGCCAATCTCGTTGCACTGGTAGTTCTCTTGGTTGGTAAACGTTATTATCGTCGAGTCGAACTCGAAAGGAGTCCCTATAAAAGCTTGGCACGTGTTGTTGTAGCCACATTCCAGAAGAGGAAAGTGTCGACTTCACCGGAAAATAGAACATTTTACCATTGGTCTAGTGATGCTGTATCAGTTCAACCTTCTTCCAGCTTGAG GGTGATTGGGATTGGTAGTGTTCGTATCAAGATGCATGATTGTATGGTTAGAGAGCTGAAGGAGGTAAGATTTGTACCTTCcataaagaagaatctgatttcactCGGAACTTTAGAAGTTAAGGGCTATAAGATAGTTGTTGAAAATGGTGTTCTAAAGGTAATATCTGGATctatg GTGGAGGACAGAAGCACCAGTACTAGTGAGCCTTTGCAacaggtggagattgatgcaactccaccaaTTCCAGTTAAGTCTGTATATGTTCAGAATACTTCTGAAGACATTGGATCTGCAAGAGAGGTaactactgaagttccaaatgatagtgacaCTGTTGAGGAAGAGGAATAA
- the LOC113293924 gene encoding glutamate receptor 2.2-like has protein sequence MALSDFYSSTNNTAHKRKLVLLTRDSHRDIADAASQANDLIKNVGVGAIIGPSTSLQAIFMADFGNKAQVPIISFTATSPSVSTSQNPYFIRMMQSDLSQINVIAELVKTFEWREVVPIYEDTEYGKGMMPDMIDAFQAIDTRVPYRSFISTSATDGQILSALYKLMSMRTRVFVVHMTPALGVRVFQKAKMIGMMSEEYSWIITDGLANFLGSFNSSVIDSMQGVLAVRSYIPRSTELEEFRARWKKQFKQDNPGIKKIELNIFGLRAYDTIWALASVLEKLDIMNSTRSVSKIGPKLLQLISETKFHLLSGDVNLIDREMQSNTYQLLNVIGNGGREIGIWTTSNGIVRDSSSLITTRAHSLSSPRDNLRVIIWPGESTVVPKGWVIPEMGKKLRIGVPVKRGFTEFVKVSRNSSVSNSSYVITGYCIDVFKAVVEMLPYPVSYELVPFAKADGTQAGTYDDLVYQVYSQNYDAVVGDITISGNRSTYVDFTLPYTPSGFSMIVPLKEDTSNNAWILLKPLNLNLWLAIIVFFVLTWATTWALEREENNPAFQGEVWHQLETMFWFFFSTPAFANGDKTVRNGMAKVVVIVWVFSLLILSSSYTASLTSMLTVHRLEPTVTDVHELIKTRQNVGYLEGTFVHTMLKRMGFDEY, from the exons atgGCCCTTTCTGACTTCTATTCTTCTACAAATAATACTGCTCATAAGAGGAAGCTGGTTCTCCTCACTAGAGATTCACATAGAGATATTGCCGATGCAGCTTCTCAAG CTAATGATTTAATCAAAAATGTTGGAGTTGGAGCCATCATAGGGCCATCAACATCATTACAAGCTATATTCATGGCTGACTTTGGAAACAAAGCTCAGGTTCCTATCATTTCTTTCACTGCTACAAGTCCTTCAGTTTCTACTTCTCAAAATCCGTATTTCATTCGGATGATGCAAAGTGACTTGTCCCAAATAAATGTGATTGCTGAATTGGTTAAAACATTTGAATGGAGAGAAGTTGTACCCATATATGAAGACACGGAGTATGGAAAAGGTATGATGCCAGATATGATCGATGCGTTCCAAGCTATCGATACCAGAGTTCCTTACAGAAGCTTCATTTCCACTTCAGCTACTGATGGACAAATACTAAGCGCACTGTACAAATTAATGTCAATGCGGACTAGGGTATTTGTTGTGCACATGACACCGGCCCTTGGAGTACGTGTTTTTCAAAAGGCCAAAATGATTGGGATGATGAGTGAAGAGTATTCATGGATCATTACAGATGGGTTAGCTAATTTCTTGGGCTCCTTTAATTCTTCTGTTATTGATTCTATGCAAGGAGTATTGGCTGTAAGGTCATATATTCCAAGGTCAACAGAGCTTGAAGAATTTCGAGCTCGATGGAAAAAGCAGTTTAAGCAAGACAATCCaggaattaaaaaaattgaactcaacatttttggtttgagGGCTTACGATACAATTTGGGCACTAGCAAGTGTCTTGGAGAAACTTGATATAATGAACTCAACAAGAAGTGTTTCAAAGATTGGTCCTAAACTTTTGCAGCTAATTTCTGAGACAAAGTTTCATCTCTTAAGTGGGGATGTTAATCTCATCGATAGGGAAATGCAATCAAATACCTACCAATTACTTAATGTGATTGGAAACGGAGGTAGAGAAATCGGCATTTGGACAACATCGAATGGTATCGTACGTGACTCAAGCAGTTTAATTACTACCAGAGCACATTCTTTATCATCACCAAGAGATAATTTACGCGTTATAATATGGCCTGGAGAATCAACCGTTGTTCCAAAAGGTTGGGTAATTCCAGAAATGGGAAAAAAATTAAGGATTGGAGTCCCAGTTAAACGGGGTTTTACTGAGTTCGTAAAAGTATCAAGAAATAGTAGTGTCAGCAATTCTAGTTATGTCATCACCGGATATTGCATAGATGTGTTCAAAGCTGTAGTGGAAATGCTACCGTATCCTGTTTCTTATGAATTGGTTCCCTTCGCGAAGGCTGATGGCACGCAGGCAGGAACTTACGATGACTTAGTATATCAAGTTTATTCCCAG AACTATGATGCCGTAGTTGGAGACATAACAATTAGTGGAAATAGATCAACCTACGTTGATTTCACATTACCTTATACCCCATCTGGATTCTCGATGATTGTTCCGCTGAAAGAGGACACGAGCAACAATGCATGGATATTACTCAAGCCTTTAAATTTGAATCTTTGGTTAGCAATTATTGTGTTTTTTGTATTGACCTGGGCGACGACTTGGGCTCTGGAACGTGAAGAAAATAATCCAGCGTTTCAAGGGGAAGTATGGCATCAACTGGAAACCATGTTCTGGTTCTTTTTCTCTACACCAGCCTTTGCTAATGGAG ACAAAACGGTGAGAAACGGTATGGCTAAAGTTGTTGTGATTGTCTGGGTATTTTCTTTGCTCATACTAAGTTCAAGTTACACAGCTAGTTTGACGTCAATGTTGACAGTTCACCGGCTTGAACCTACTGTTACGGACGTCCATGAACTAATCAAAACTCGCCAAAATGTTGGTTACCTAGAGGGAACATTTGTACATACAATGTTAAAAAGGATGGGATTTGAtgagtattag